One Amorphoplanes digitatis genomic window carries:
- a CDS encoding VOC family protein — protein sequence MNTTPPPQVWPTLRARDARALIRFLVDAFGFIETAVHGEGDRVDHAELAWPPGGGIMLGSHRDDPDDIWALPPGTFGAYVVTDDPDGLHDRASKCGATIVRAPADTDYGSRDFAARDPEGNLWSFGTYRGEPRTP from the coding sequence ACCCCAGGTGTGGCCCACGCTGCGGGCCCGCGACGCGCGCGCCCTGATCCGGTTCCTGGTCGACGCGTTCGGCTTCATCGAGACCGCCGTGCACGGCGAGGGCGACCGCGTCGACCACGCCGAGCTGGCCTGGCCGCCCGGCGGCGGCATCATGCTCGGCTCGCACCGCGACGACCCGGACGACATTTGGGCGCTGCCGCCCGGCACCTTCGGCGCGTACGTGGTCACCGACGACCCGGACGGGCTGCACGACCGGGCGAGCAAGTGCGGTGCGACCATCGTCAGGGCGCCGGCGGACACCGACTACGGCTCGCGGGACTTCGCCGCCCGCGACCCGGAGGGCAACCTGTGGTCGTTCGGCACCTATCGCGGCGAGCCGCGCACGCCTTAG